From the genome of Flavobacterium luteolum, one region includes:
- a CDS encoding peptide MFS transporter has product MGENQVKTAHPKGLWVLFGTEMWERFNFYGMRALLTLFLVNSLLMKEEEASLIYGGFLGLCYLTPMLGGFVADRYLGNRNCILLGGLLMAIGQLLLFTSGSVFGSNLGLAKIIMYSALGVIVFGNGFFKPNISSMVGSLYPKQEKTKLDSAFTIFYMGINIGAFLGQSICPLLGDVKDAGGIRDIHAFRWGFLAASVAMLLGTVLFYFLKNKYVVSPEGKPLGGLPSKNDASDFEEGEAQKANFSNKALAVAGIAFIALGFFFHYVVGQNLIYTLIYSSGLALAGLIISDTSLTKVERDRIIVIYIVSFFIIFFWAAFEQAGSSLTFIADNQTDRHFFGWAMPPSMVQIFNGMFVVVLAVPFSILWDTLRAKGKEPISPVKLAAGLVIISVSFFMIATQVSYIGTSGLLLVKWLILLYFLNTCAELCLSPIGLSLVGKLSPKRFASLLYGVFFLSNASGYALGGTLGSILPATGDKFAKAKELGIDLQAVLDKKVTLSAEQISLLDHHQISAQNPIFAGFEIHNLYEFFMVFVVLTGIAAILLFALTPLLKKLMHGVR; this is encoded by the coding sequence ATGGGAGAAAATCAAGTGAAAACTGCGCATCCAAAAGGACTTTGGGTATTGTTTGGAACTGAGATGTGGGAGCGGTTCAATTTTTATGGAATGCGAGCTTTATTGACTTTATTTCTTGTGAATTCATTATTGATGAAAGAAGAGGAAGCGTCATTAATTTATGGAGGTTTTCTTGGACTTTGTTATTTGACACCAATGTTAGGTGGTTTTGTTGCTGACCGATATTTAGGAAACAGAAATTGTATCTTATTAGGAGGATTATTGATGGCAATAGGACAATTGCTTTTGTTTACGAGCGGGAGCGTTTTTGGATCTAATTTAGGTTTAGCAAAAATCATCATGTACTCTGCGTTAGGAGTAATTGTTTTTGGTAATGGATTCTTCAAACCAAACATTTCTAGTATGGTTGGAAGTTTATATCCAAAACAAGAAAAAACCAAATTAGATAGTGCTTTTACTATTTTCTATATGGGAATTAACATCGGAGCATTTTTAGGCCAGTCTATCTGTCCTTTATTAGGAGATGTTAAAGACGCAGGAGGAATTAGAGATATTCATGCTTTTAGATGGGGATTCTTGGCAGCTTCTGTTGCAATGTTGTTAGGGACAGTTCTTTTCTATTTCCTGAAAAATAAATATGTAGTTTCTCCAGAAGGAAAACCATTAGGAGGACTTCCTTCTAAAAATGATGCTTCAGATTTTGAAGAAGGAGAAGCGCAAAAAGCAAACTTTTCTAATAAGGCTTTGGCAGTTGCAGGAATTGCGTTTATCGCTTTAGGATTCTTTTTTCATTATGTTGTAGGTCAGAACTTAATTTATACTTTAATTTATTCAAGTGGTTTAGCTTTGGCAGGATTAATTATATCTGATACTTCTTTGACTAAAGTTGAAAGAGATAGAATTATTGTAATTTACATCGTGTCGTTCTTTATTATTTTCTTCTGGGCGGCGTTTGAGCAAGCAGGTTCATCTTTAACTTTTATTGCAGATAACCAAACAGACAGGCATTTCTTTGGTTGGGCAATGCCTCCATCGATGGTTCAGATTTTTAACGGAATGTTTGTTGTGGTTTTAGCAGTTCCTTTTAGTATTCTTTGGGATACTTTAAGAGCTAAAGGAAAAGAGCCGATCTCTCCTGTAAAATTAGCAGCTGGTTTAGTGATAATTTCTGTGAGTTTCTTTATGATTGCAACTCAAGTTTCTTATATCGGAACTTCTGGTTTATTGCTAGTTAAATGGTTAATCTTATTGTATTTCTTAAATACATGTGCTGAATTGTGTTTATCTCCAATTGGTTTGTCTTTGGTTGGTAAATTATCTCCAAAACGTTTTGCATCATTATTATACGGAGTATTCTTTTTATCTAATGCATCAGGATATGCTTTAGGAGGAACTTTGGGTTCTATCTTGCCTGCAACTGGTGATAAATTTGCAAAAGCAAAAGAATTAGGAATCGATCTTCAAGCGGTTTTAGATAAAAAAGTAACATTATCGGCAGAGCAAATATCTTTATTGGATCACCATCAAATTAGTGCACAAAATCCAATTTTTGCAGGATTTGAAATCCATAATTTATATGAATTCTTTATGGTATTTGTTGTACTTACAGGTATTGCTGCAATCTTATTATTTGCTTTAACACCACTATTGAAAAAATTAATGCACGGTGTTAGATAA
- a CDS encoding thioredoxin family protein, which yields MTKKLLILLFFLGSFMMQAQNLAWRTNMTDAIAISNDQKKPMLILFTASGVPENLQNEIFKTPDFAVWSRDNVVLVKLDLSDMNASDSDREQNVKLKNAFGVQDLPEVCFAMASVRKNKTTFSALGKIAYKPGGAKAWIAESNAILHPAE from the coding sequence ATGACTAAAAAATTACTTATCCTACTGTTTTTTTTAGGTTCATTTATGATGCAAGCACAAAACTTAGCATGGAGAACAAACATGACAGATGCTATTGCTATAAGTAATGACCAGAAAAAACCAATGTTGATTTTATTCACTGCCTCAGGTGTACCAGAAAATCTTCAAAATGAAATCTTTAAAACACCCGATTTTGCCGTATGGTCGCGTGACAACGTGGTCTTGGTAAAATTAGATTTATCTGATATGAATGCTTCAGATAGTGATCGCGAGCAAAACGTAAAATTGAAAAATGCATTTGGAGTTCAAGATCTTCCAGAAGTATGTTTTGCAATGGCATCAGTACGAAAAAACAAAACTACATTTAGTGCTTTAGGAAAAATAGCCTACAAACCTGGAGGAGCAAAAGCGTGGATTGCAGAATCAAATGCAATTTTGCACCCAGCAGAATAG
- a CDS encoding peptide MFS transporter, translating into MENNITLEEIQNFKGKYPKQLWYLFLVEMWERFCFYGMRGVLAFFMVDQLGLVEGKANLQYGAIQAFVYAFTFIGGIFADKILGFKKSLLFGGIVMILGNLLIAASPHDFFYYGITLSIIGTGFFKPNVSSMVGELYHENDGRRDAGYGLFYAGINIGGMLGGAIPIYLGKNYSWSLCFLSAAIVMVIGVITFLLTKKHLAPIGNSPLENQAPKKRNLYEIAVYVGSFVVIPLVYIMVINSDFTEYFMYTMGIVALGYFAYELIMLKDGKQQRKLLAAFVFIFGYFMFMAISEQSGGSLSLFAKDNLSNKLLFFNIDPNVVNNSINSLYVVIFSPLVGLLWIFMAKRKIEPNTVIKFGLSFVLLAAGFFIFYSARFFVDADGLSSLDVFALGYLVYTLGELCIGPIGMSVITKLSPKRLFGMMMGLWFLSSAFGQFAAGKLGAEISDANTGTTLMSKLIAYTDGYYQLALYSLIAGVVLIVFTPLIRKLMQEVK; encoded by the coding sequence ATGGAAAACAATATTACTTTAGAAGAAATTCAAAATTTTAAAGGCAAGTACCCAAAACAATTGTGGTACTTGTTTTTGGTTGAAATGTGGGAACGTTTTTGTTTCTACGGAATGCGTGGGGTTCTGGCTTTTTTTATGGTAGACCAATTAGGTCTAGTGGAAGGAAAAGCAAATTTGCAATATGGAGCAATTCAGGCTTTTGTATATGCATTTACTTTTATTGGTGGAATTTTTGCTGATAAAATTTTAGGGTTTAAGAAATCACTTCTTTTTGGAGGAATTGTCATGATTCTTGGAAACTTGCTTATTGCGGCTTCTCCCCATGATTTCTTTTATTACGGAATAACACTTTCTATTATTGGAACAGGTTTTTTTAAACCAAACGTTTCTTCGATGGTAGGAGAGTTGTATCATGAAAACGACGGCCGTCGTGATGCTGGTTACGGATTGTTTTATGCAGGAATTAATATAGGTGGAATGCTTGGTGGAGCAATTCCTATTTATTTAGGAAAGAACTATTCTTGGAGTCTTTGCTTTCTTTCTGCAGCAATTGTTATGGTAATTGGAGTTATTACTTTTCTTTTAACGAAAAAACATTTAGCGCCAATTGGAAATTCTCCATTAGAAAATCAAGCGCCGAAAAAACGTAATCTTTATGAAATAGCGGTTTATGTTGGTTCTTTTGTTGTAATACCATTAGTTTATATAATGGTTATCAATTCTGATTTTACAGAGTACTTTATGTATACTATGGGAATAGTGGCATTAGGGTACTTTGCATATGAATTGATAATGCTAAAGGATGGAAAACAACAACGAAAACTTTTAGCTGCATTTGTGTTTATTTTTGGATACTTTATGTTTATGGCAATTTCGGAGCAATCTGGAGGGTCATTGTCTTTGTTTGCAAAAGATAATTTATCTAACAAGTTATTGTTTTTTAATATTGATCCAAACGTAGTAAATAATAGTATCAACTCATTGTATGTTGTTATTTTTAGTCCGTTGGTAGGATTGTTATGGATATTTATGGCTAAACGAAAAATTGAACCTAATACTGTTATTAAGTTCGGTTTATCATTTGTTTTGCTTGCGGCAGGTTTCTTCATTTTTTACTCTGCTAGATTTTTTGTTGATGCAGACGGATTAAGTTCTCTAGATGTTTTTGCTTTAGGATATCTTGTGTATACGCTTGGAGAGTTGTGTATTGGTCCAATCGGAATGTCGGTAATTACAAAATTATCGCCTAAAAGATTGTTTGGAATGATGATGGGATTATGGTTCCTGTCAAGTGCATTTGGTCAGTTTGCTGCTGGGAAATTGGGAGCTGAAATATCTGATGCCAACACTGGAACTACATTAATGTCTAAACTTATTGCTTATACAGACGGATATTATCAATTAGCGCTATATTCTTTAATTGCTGGAGTTGTTTTAATTGTTTTTACCCCGTTAATTAGAAAATTAATGCAAGAAGTTAAATAA
- a CDS encoding hydroxymethylglutaryl-CoA reductase, degradative, translating into MNNAVAGFSKLSKKEKINWIANEYFSNPEEAQNIIRNYWNSDEKLQQLHDEFIENTITNLYIPLGVAPNFLINGKYKTIPMAIEESSVVAAASKAAKYWSTRGGFKATIINTEKIGQVHFTYNGDAEKLNNFFDQIKPKLFSETQSITKNMQQRGGGILDIKLKDKRSLLENYYQLHATFETKDSMGANFINSCLEQFATTLKEEAQNSDLCQNGEKLEVIMSILSNYVPHCLVRAEVSCPIQDLAEKHITSPQEFAERFVQAVQIAEIEPFRAVTHNKGIMNGVDAVILATGNDFRAVEAGVHAYAAKNGQYASLSHAKIEDGIFTFWLEIPLAVGTVGGLTSLHPLVKLCLDILEKPSAPELMEIVAVAGLAQNFAALRSLTTTGIQEGHMKMHLNNIINQFEATDEERHLIKAHFKKTAVSHSAVVEFIENLRK; encoded by the coding sequence ATGAACAACGCTGTTGCCGGATTTTCTAAATTATCCAAAAAAGAAAAAATTAATTGGATTGCAAATGAATATTTTTCAAATCCTGAAGAGGCACAAAATATTATAAGAAATTACTGGAATTCAGACGAAAAGCTTCAGCAGCTTCATGATGAATTTATAGAAAACACCATTACAAACCTTTATATCCCACTTGGAGTTGCACCTAACTTTTTGATCAACGGAAAATACAAAACCATTCCGATGGCAATTGAAGAAAGTTCTGTAGTAGCAGCAGCTTCAAAAGCAGCAAAATACTGGTCAACAAGAGGCGGTTTTAAAGCTACAATTATTAATACTGAAAAAATCGGACAGGTTCATTTTACTTACAACGGAGATGCCGAAAAATTAAATAACTTTTTTGACCAGATAAAACCAAAATTATTCTCAGAAACGCAAAGCATTACCAAAAATATGCAACAACGTGGCGGAGGAATTTTAGACATCAAACTAAAAGACAAAAGAAGTTTACTAGAAAATTACTACCAGCTTCATGCTACTTTTGAAACTAAAGATAGTATGGGCGCCAATTTCATCAATTCTTGTCTGGAGCAATTTGCTACAACTTTAAAAGAAGAAGCTCAAAATTCTGATTTATGCCAAAATGGAGAAAAGTTAGAAGTTATCATGAGCATTCTTTCTAACTATGTTCCACATTGTCTTGTTAGGGCTGAAGTTTCTTGCCCAATTCAAGATTTAGCAGAAAAACATATTACAAGTCCGCAAGAATTTGCAGAACGTTTTGTTCAAGCTGTTCAAATTGCAGAAATAGAACCTTTTAGAGCGGTTACACATAACAAAGGTATCATGAATGGCGTAGATGCTGTCATTCTAGCAACCGGAAATGATTTTAGAGCTGTAGAAGCTGGTGTACATGCTTATGCAGCTAAAAATGGCCAGTACGCAAGTTTATCGCATGCGAAAATAGAAGATGGAATTTTTACTTTTTGGCTTGAAATTCCGCTTGCAGTTGGTACCGTTGGCGGTTTAACCTCTTTGCATCCTTTAGTGAAATTGTGCTTAGACATTTTAGAAAAACCATCTGCTCCAGAATTAATGGAAATTGTTGCTGTTGCTGGTTTAGCGCAAAATTTCGCTGCATTGCGTTCCTTAACCACAACAGGAATTCAGGAAGGCCACATGAAAATGCACCTTAACAATATTATCAATCAATTTGAAGCTACCGATGAAGAACGTCATTTAATTAAAGCGCACTTCAAAAAAACAGCCGTTTCTCACAGTGCTGTGGTAGAATTTATTGAGAATTTAAGAAAATAA
- a CDS encoding ComEC/Rec2 family competence protein — protein sequence MKVLDFPLVKITSAFIIGIIASYYLHFSISVVSIFVSISFIAFSGVFFWNLKRNKKSTLFGILSYILSFYIGALTLLCHTQSLQKNNYINCQTAFKNSQAITLILREKLKSNDFSDRYIGLIKTISGKAYSGKVIVNVQKDSSQNTLLIGNSIKLETVLQQNKPNKNPNQFDYSRYLADKQIYAQIYCQKKEILVSKTIQKDIWYYCAKLHSRIISNLEKSKFNKAEMNVALALILGQQQEISQDIIQDYQYSGATHILSVSGLHVGFIMLFITFILKPIPNTRKGSLFKLASILISLVGFAIISGLSPSVLRSVVMFSFVAIGSHLRRNGNIYHTLLVSILLILLFEPFFLFDVGFQLSYIALFFILWLHPILKNLYKPKNKLTVYIWEALTVSFAAQIGTLPLCLYYFHQFPGLFFVTNIIILPVLSFIMIAGIVIMIIAIFTSPPLFITLIFEKSIYLLNLMIHAVASVDSFVIRDIRFNLYHLWTFSLFTIGSIIWIKKPSFNKLTLVFTTIILIQISFILTKIETENKNELIVYNEKSNTIISERLGRNITLYTRDTIQKNINTRTINSYLIGNSIALSKIKEIKNVLYFKHNKILIIDSAKVVPEKIHPDILILTQTSKINLDRVLEDIHPKVVIADGSNSNSIQKYWKKSCLKKNIPFHSTKEKGYYQL from the coding sequence ATGAAAGTATTAGATTTTCCGTTAGTAAAAATTACGTCAGCCTTTATAATTGGCATAATTGCTTCGTATTATCTTCATTTTTCCATCTCGGTAGTTTCCATTTTCGTCTCGATTAGTTTTATAGCATTTTCCGGAGTTTTCTTTTGGAATTTAAAACGCAATAAGAAATCGACATTATTCGGAATTTTGAGTTACATTTTATCTTTCTACATTGGAGCATTAACACTTTTATGCCATACACAAAGTCTTCAGAAAAATAATTATATAAATTGTCAGACCGCTTTCAAAAATTCTCAAGCCATAACATTAATCTTAAGAGAAAAATTAAAAAGCAACGATTTTAGCGATCGATACATTGGCCTCATAAAAACAATCTCAGGAAAAGCGTATTCAGGAAAAGTAATTGTAAATGTTCAAAAAGATAGCAGTCAAAATACTTTATTGATAGGAAATAGCATTAAACTTGAAACTGTACTTCAGCAAAATAAACCAAACAAAAATCCAAACCAGTTTGATTATAGCAGGTATTTGGCAGACAAACAAATCTACGCGCAGATTTATTGCCAGAAGAAAGAAATTCTGGTTAGCAAAACGATTCAAAAAGACATTTGGTATTACTGTGCAAAATTGCATTCCAGAATAATTTCCAATCTCGAAAAATCAAAATTCAATAAAGCTGAAATGAATGTTGCTTTGGCTCTAATTTTAGGACAGCAACAGGAGATTTCACAAGATATAATTCAAGATTATCAATATTCTGGAGCAACGCATATATTATCTGTTTCAGGGCTGCATGTAGGCTTTATAATGCTTTTTATCACTTTTATCCTTAAACCAATTCCAAACACAAGAAAAGGTTCTCTCTTTAAATTGGCATCAATCTTAATTTCATTGGTCGGTTTTGCTATAATTTCTGGTTTATCTCCTTCGGTTTTAAGATCTGTAGTTATGTTCTCATTTGTTGCAATCGGAAGTCATTTACGCAGAAATGGTAATATCTATCACACTTTATTAGTTTCTATTTTATTGATATTACTTTTTGAACCCTTTTTTTTATTTGATGTTGGTTTTCAATTAAGTTATATCGCCTTATTCTTTATTCTTTGGTTACATCCTATTTTAAAGAACCTTTATAAACCAAAGAACAAATTGACCGTTTATATTTGGGAAGCTTTGACCGTTTCTTTTGCTGCACAAATTGGTACTTTGCCTTTATGCCTTTACTATTTTCACCAATTTCCAGGTCTGTTTTTTGTCACAAACATCATTATCCTACCTGTTTTATCTTTTATTATGATTGCAGGAATAGTAATTATGATTATCGCCATTTTTACAAGTCCACCATTATTCATAACATTGATTTTTGAAAAAAGCATTTATCTTTTAAACTTAATGATTCATGCTGTAGCATCTGTCGATTCATTTGTCATTAGAGATATCCGTTTCAACCTCTATCATTTATGGACATTCTCCCTCTTTACAATTGGCTCAATAATCTGGATTAAAAAACCCAGCTTTAATAAATTGACATTAGTATTTACCACAATTATTTTGATTCAAATTTCTTTTATTCTGACTAAAATCGAAACCGAAAACAAAAACGAATTAATTGTTTATAATGAAAAAAGCAATACAATTATTTCTGAACGTTTAGGAAGAAACATTACACTTTATACCCGAGATACAATTCAGAAGAACATCAATACAAGAACTATAAATTCTTATCTCATTGGAAATTCAATCGCTCTGTCTAAAATCAAAGAGATTAAAAACGTGCTTTACTTTAAACACAACAAAATTCTAATAATTGACAGCGCTAAAGTTGTTCCAGAAAAAATTCACCCAGACATTTTAATCCTTACTCAAACTTCAAAAATAAATCTAGATCGAGTGCTGGAAGATATTCATCCAAAAGTTGTTATTGCAGATGGTTCAAATTCTAATTCGATTCAGAAATACTGGAAAAAAAGCTGTCTTAAAAAAAACATCCCTTTTCATTCAACAAAAGAAAAGGGATATTATCAACTATAA
- a CDS encoding thioredoxin family protein has product MKKIVLIALFLIGAANLQAQELKWYTDVREAITVSNKEQKPMLMFFTGSDWCGWCIRLQNEVLKTAEFKKWATDNVVLVELDYPRSVPQTPELKSQNNELQQAFGIQGFPTVFFTSAETKDGRVNFKGLGKTGYVAGGPSAWLTVAEEIVHPKKL; this is encoded by the coding sequence ATGAAAAAAATAGTACTTATTGCTTTGTTTTTAATCGGTGCTGCTAATCTACAGGCACAAGAATTAAAATGGTATACAGATGTTAGAGAAGCAATTACTGTTAGTAACAAAGAACAGAAGCCTATGCTGATGTTTTTTACAGGCAGTGATTGGTGCGGATGGTGTATTCGTTTACAAAATGAAGTTTTAAAGACTGCTGAGTTTAAAAAATGGGCAACAGATAATGTGGTTTTAGTTGAGTTAGATTATCCTAGATCCGTTCCTCAGACACCAGAGCTTAAAAGTCAGAATAACGAATTGCAGCAAGCTTTTGGAATTCAAGGGTTTCCGACGGTTTTCTTTACTAGTGCAGAAACAAAAGATGGTAGGGTAAACTTTAAAGGTCTTGGTAAAACAGGATATGTTGCCGGCGGGCCGTCAGCATGGTTAACTGTTGCGGAAGAAATTGTGCATCCGAAGAAATTGTAG
- a CDS encoding S9 family peptidase, translated as MNTSKFTAVLLFLTAVVFGQQKITVENVFSGTFRAKGMDELQSLKNTNQYTVLNVDQASRSMQIDLYDFATLKKVSNLIDTKNFKELADGIDSYTFDAAEKKILIACNSSKIFRHSFTADYFLYDIAAKSLIKLVDFQIQEPTFSPDGTKIAYAKENNLYVYDVASKKSTAITTDGKKNAVINGITDWVYEEEFAFVRAFDWSKDSKKVAYIRFDESQVPEFSMSIFHKDLYPKIETFKYPKAGEKNSEVSLHIYDVAAGATKKVDLGKYNDFYIARMQWTNDANVLSAQVLNRHQDNLDLLFVDGNTATAKVVLNEKDKAYVDINDNLTFLKDNSFIWTSEKDGFNHIYVYDKNGKLKNQITKGNWEVVSYYGFDEKTKTIFYQSTENGSINRDLYRIGLDGKNKVRLSSKTGTSAATFSPNFQYFITTFSSNTQPTTYTLNEAKTGKEIQVIENNQALADKLKAYNLPSKEYFVLKTAKGNELNAWILKPKDFDPSKKYPVFMFQYSGPGSQQVANQWNNSNDYWFLSLTQQGYIVACVDGRGTGFKGADFKKVTQKELGKYEVEDQIDAAKVIGAYPYVDASRIGIFGWSYGGFMASNCIFQGNDVFKMAIAVAPVTNWRFYDSVYTERYMQTPQENASGYDQNSPINHVDKLKGKFLLIHGSGDDNVHVQNTMQMMEALIQANKQFDSQIYPDKDHGIYGGKTRVQLYTKMTNFIKENL; from the coding sequence ATGAATACAAGCAAATTTACTGCAGTACTTTTATTCTTAACTGCGGTTGTTTTTGGACAGCAGAAAATAACTGTCGAAAATGTTTTTAGCGGTACTTTCCGGGCAAAAGGAATGGATGAACTACAATCGCTGAAAAATACAAATCAATATACTGTTTTAAATGTTGATCAGGCGAGCAGAAGTATGCAGATTGATTTATACGACTTTGCTACCCTGAAAAAAGTATCTAATCTTATCGATACTAAAAACTTCAAAGAACTTGCAGACGGAATTGATAGCTACACTTTTGATGCTGCTGAAAAAAAGATCTTAATTGCTTGTAATTCTTCTAAAATCTTCCGTCACTCTTTTACTGCTGATTATTTCCTTTATGATATTGCAGCAAAATCTCTGATTAAACTTGTTGATTTTCAAATTCAAGAACCAACATTTTCACCTGACGGAACAAAAATCGCTTACGCAAAAGAAAATAACTTATATGTGTACGACGTAGCATCAAAAAAATCTACGGCTATTACAACAGACGGGAAGAAAAATGCTGTTATAAATGGTATTACTGACTGGGTTTACGAAGAAGAGTTTGCATTTGTTCGTGCTTTCGACTGGAGTAAAGACAGTAAAAAAGTAGCTTACATTCGTTTTGACGAAAGCCAGGTTCCTGAGTTTTCAATGTCAATCTTCCATAAAGATCTATATCCTAAAATTGAGACTTTTAAATATCCTAAAGCTGGAGAAAAAAATTCTGAAGTTTCGTTACATATTTACGATGTAGCTGCAGGTGCAACAAAAAAAGTAGATTTAGGAAAATATAATGATTTCTATATTGCAAGAATGCAATGGACAAATGATGCAAATGTACTTTCGGCACAGGTTTTAAACCGTCACCAAGACAATTTAGATTTATTGTTTGTTGATGGTAATACGGCAACTGCAAAAGTAGTTTTAAATGAAAAAGATAAAGCGTATGTAGATATCAATGATAATTTGACGTTCTTAAAAGATAACAGTTTTATCTGGACAAGCGAAAAAGACGGGTTTAATCATATTTATGTATATGATAAAAACGGAAAACTTAAAAATCAAATTACAAAAGGAAACTGGGAAGTGGTTTCATACTACGGTTTCGACGAAAAAACTAAAACTATTTTCTATCAGTCTACAGAAAATGGCTCTATCAACAGAGATCTTTACAGAATTGGTTTAGACGGAAAAAATAAAGTGCGTTTGTCTTCAAAAACAGGAACAAGTGCAGCGACTTTTAGTCCAAACTTCCAATACTTTATTACAACTTTCTCAAGTAATACACAGCCTACAACGTATACTTTAAACGAGGCTAAAACTGGAAAAGAAATTCAGGTTATCGAAAATAATCAGGCTCTTGCAGATAAATTGAAAGCGTATAATCTTCCTTCAAAAGAGTATTTTGTTTTAAAAACAGCAAAAGGAAACGAATTAAATGCATGGATTTTAAAACCAAAAGATTTTGATCCTTCAAAAAAATATCCTGTTTTCATGTTCCAATATTCAGGGCCAGGATCTCAGCAGGTGGCAAATCAGTGGAATAATTCTAATGATTACTGGTTTCTTTCTTTAACACAACAAGGTTATATCGTAGCTTGTGTTGACGGACGAGGTACTGGTTTTAAAGGAGCTGATTTCAAAAAAGTTACACAAAAAGAATTAGGAAAATACGAGGTTGAAGACCAAATCGATGCAGCAAAAGTAATTGGTGCTTATCCTTACGTTGATGCTTCAAGAATTGGAATCTTCGGATGGAGCTACGGTGGATTTATGGCTTCTAACTGTATTTTCCAAGGAAATGATGTGTTTAAAATGGCAATTGCTGTTGCACCAGTTACAAACTGGAGATTTTATGACAGTGTTTATACAGAAAGATATATGCAGACTCCGCAAGAAAATGCAAGCGGATATGATCAAAACTCTCCTATAAATCATGTTGATAAATTGAAAGGGAAGTTCTTGTTGATTCATGGTTCTGGAGATGATAATGTTCATGTTCAAAACACAATGCAGATGATGGAAGCTTTAATTCAGGCTAATAAACAATTTGATTCTCAAATTTATCCAGATAAAGATCATGGTATTTATGGCGGAAAAACAAGAGTTCAGCTTTATACTAAAATGACCAACTTTATTAAAGAAAATTTATAA
- a CDS encoding C40 family peptidase: MKRILLFLLLAVAFTSCKSTSSVANKNESKRENRTLVNNLVEKATDNIGVRYKAGGTTKSGFDCSGLVYTTFESESINLPRSSYEQAKIGKVIPLNDAKKGDLIFFKTNKSRQINHVGLITEVNSDEIKFVHSSTSKGVIISSTKEPYYKNSFEQVNRVIP, from the coding sequence TTGAAAAGAATACTCCTTTTTCTGCTTTTGGCAGTTGCTTTTACTTCTTGTAAATCGACTTCTTCTGTTGCAAACAAAAACGAATCTAAAAGAGAAAACAGAACTTTAGTAAATAATCTAGTTGAAAAAGCTACTGACAATATTGGTGTTCGATATAAAGCAGGAGGAACCACAAAAAGCGGATTTGATTGTTCTGGATTGGTTTACACTACTTTTGAAAGCGAAAGCATCAATCTTCCGAGAAGTTCTTATGAGCAGGCAAAAATTGGAAAAGTGATTCCGTTAAATGATGCCAAAAAAGGTGATCTAATTTTCTTTAAAACCAACAAAAGCAGACAAATTAATCATGTTGGATTAATTACAGAAGTCAATTCTGATGAAATAAAATTTGTTCATTCCTCGACTTCAAAAGGAGTAATTATTTCCTCCACTAAAGAACCTTATTACAAAAACTCTTTTGAACAGGTTAACAGAGTAATTCCTTAA
- a CDS encoding thioredoxin family protein yields MPKKLLILLLFLSPFYMNSQNVIWKTDINDAVAVSAEKRKPLLIFFTAQGVNPQLQNEIFSTRDFEEWARKNVILLKLDLSDPTASETVKEQNLRLKNAFGIEDIPQVCFSEVAVRKGKTNFNKLGLIAYKASGVKNWISESNSILNPE; encoded by the coding sequence ATGCCTAAAAAATTACTTATCCTATTGCTGTTTTTAAGTCCGTTTTACATGAATTCTCAAAATGTAATATGGAAAACAGACATTAATGATGCTGTGGCTGTGAGCGCTGAGAAAAGAAAACCTCTATTGATTTTTTTTACTGCTCAAGGTGTTAATCCTCAGTTGCAGAATGAAATATTTTCTACTCGAGATTTTGAAGAATGGGCACGTAAAAACGTTATTTTGTTAAAACTTGACCTTTCTGATCCTACCGCATCTGAAACGGTTAAAGAGCAAAATTTAAGATTAAAGAATGCTTTTGGTATAGAAGATATTCCGCAAGTATGTTTTTCTGAAGTCGCGGTCAGGAAAGGAAAAACCAATTTTAATAAACTAGGGCTTATTGCTTATAAAGCTTCTGGAGTTAAGAATTGGATTTCTGAATCTAATTCGATTTTAAATCCGGAATAA